The following coding sequences lie in one Rhodospirillaceae bacterium genomic window:
- a CDS encoding peptidylprolyl isomerase codes for MIRKSTFFLFVVLATLFVVGTAHAASKLQVKNLVTGTGVEAVRHSKVTVHYTGWLMNGTKFDSSVDRGKPFDFTLGGGQVIRGWDQGVEGMKVGGKRELIIPPKLAYGQRGAGGVIPPNATLKFQVELLAVALPKYNNVDNATLKSLLKKGVKIVDIRRPDEWKSTGVIEGSKLITAFDGNGNFNRAFPGEFESYVGKKEGVILICRTGNRTSVLSQMLTEQAGFSKVYNVTDGIVKWIDGKNPVVKAP; via the coding sequence ATGATACGTAAGTCGACATTCTTTTTATTTGTTGTTTTGGCGACCCTCTTCGTTGTTGGTACAGCGCATGCGGCAAGCAAACTCCAAGTGAAGAATTTAGTGACCGGAACCGGTGTCGAAGCCGTGCGTCATTCTAAAGTCACGGTCCATTACACAGGCTGGTTAATGAATGGTACCAAGTTTGATTCCAGTGTTGATCGCGGCAAGCCATTTGATTTTACCCTTGGTGGGGGCCAAGTCATTCGCGGCTGGGATCAAGGTGTCGAGGGCATGAAGGTCGGTGGCAAGCGGGAACTGATCATTCCGCCTAAACTCGCCTACGGTCAGCGGGGAGCCGGCGGCGTTATCCCGCCCAATGCGACCCTGAAATTCCAGGTCGAGTTGTTGGCTGTGGCGCTGCCTAAATACAACAACGTGGACAATGCCACCTTAAAATCTTTGCTGAAGAAGGGTGTAAAGATCGTTGATATCCGACGTCCGGATGAATGGAAATCAACGGGTGTGATCGAGGGGAGCAAACTGATAACTGCCTTTGATGGTAACGGAAACTTTAATCGTGCATTTCCGGGTGAATTTGAAAGTTATGTCGGCAAAAAGGAAGGCGTCATTTTAATTTGTCGCACCGGCAACAGGACGTCGGTCTTGTCCCAAATGCTGACCGAACAAGCAGGGTTCTCGAAGGTCTACAACGTGACCGACGGGATCGTAAAATGGATCGACGGTAAAAACCCGGTGGTTAAAGCCCCTTGA
- a CDS encoding helix-turn-helix transcriptional regulator: MTSYGQFCPVAKATEIVGDKWTMLILRELLMGTTRFNDFQHSMSRISPTVLNKRLKMLEAKGVIIRRRQSGLRGHEYRLTAMGKELEPVVENLAIWGMRWARGQMSDDELDVELLMWDIRRRIDADNLPDGETVLCFTFTDLEHYKTWWLVFSEDDVDLCTEDTGKDVDLYVSSELRTMIEVWEGDRSLKSALDEERITAIGSQHLIRNMKDWFSLCSVADIRPAVPR, encoded by the coding sequence ATGACGAGTTATGGACAATTTTGCCCTGTCGCGAAAGCGACGGAAATCGTTGGCGACAAATGGACCATGTTGATCTTGCGCGAATTGCTGATGGGGACAACTCGGTTTAACGACTTTCAACATTCGATGTCGCGGATTTCTCCAACTGTTCTTAACAAGCGGCTAAAAATGCTGGAGGCCAAGGGCGTCATAATCCGCCGGCGTCAGTCTGGACTGAGAGGACACGAATATCGCCTGACGGCTATGGGGAAGGAGTTGGAGCCGGTTGTCGAGAATCTGGCAATTTGGGGAATGCGCTGGGCGCGCGGACAGATGTCTGATGACGAATTAGACGTAGAGCTTTTGATGTGGGATATCCGGCGCCGAATTGACGCGGATAACCTGCCAGACGGTGAAACCGTGCTTTGCTTCACGTTTACCGATCTCGAACATTATAAGACTTGGTGGCTGGTTTTTTCCGAGGATGATGTTGACCTTTGTACCGAAGACACGGGCAAGGATGTTGATCTTTACGTATCTTCCGAATTACGCACCATGATTGAAGTCTGGGAAGGTGATCGAAGTCTAAAATCAGCCCTGGATGAAGAACGCATCACGGCCATCGGCAGTCAGCACCTCATCCGAAATATGAAAGACTGGTTCAGCCTTTGCTCCGTTGCCGATATCAGACCGGCCGTGCCCCGTTAA